From the Gasterosteus aculeatus chromosome 13, fGasAcu3.hap1.1, whole genome shotgun sequence genome, one window contains:
- the nr2f1a gene encoding nuclear receptor subfamily 2 group F member 1-A, whose product MAMVVSVWRDPQEDVAGGPPSGPNPAAQPAREQQQTASAAPHTPQTPSQPGPPSTPGTAGDKGSQNSGQSQQHIECVVCGDKSSGKHYGQFTCEGCKSFFKRSVRRNLTYSCRANRNCPIDQHHRNQCQYCRLKKCLKVGMRREAVQRGRMPPTQPNPGQYALTNGDPLNGHCYLSGYISLLLRAEPYPTSRYGSQCMQPNNIMGIENICELAARLLFSAVEWARNIPFFPDLQITDQVSLLRLTWSELFVLNAAQCSMPLHVAPLLAAAGLHASPMSADRVVAFMDHIRIFQEQVEKLKTLHVDSAEYSCLKAIVLFTSDACGLSDAAHIESLQEKSQCALEEYVRSQYPNQPSRFGKLLLRLPSLRTVSSSVIEQLFFVRLVGKTPIETLIRDMLLSGSSFNWPYMSIQ is encoded by the exons ATGGCAATGGTAGTTAGCGTCTGGAGAGATCCGCAGGAAGACGTGGCCGGAGGACCTCCGAGCGGTCCGAACCCCGCGGCGCAGCCGGcgagggagcagcagcagacggcGTCGGCGGCTCCGCACACTCCGCAGACCCCGAGCCAGCCGGGACCCCCGTCCACACCGGGGACCGCCGGGGACAAGGGGAGTCAAAATTCCGGACAGAGTCAGCAGCATATTGAATGTGTGGTTTGCGGAGACAAATCGAGCGGCAAACACTACGGCCAGTTCACCTGCGAGGGATGCAAAAGTTTCTTCAAGAGGAGTGTACGGAGGAACTTAACATACTCGTGTCGTGCCAATAGGAACTGTCCGATTGACCAGCACCACCGAAATCAGTGCCAATACTGCCGGCTgaagaaatgtttaaaagtgGGAATGCGGCGGGAAG cGGTTCAGCGAGGACGAATGCCTCCAACTCAACCCAACCCAGGCCAGTACGCGCTGACGAACGGGGACCCCCTGAACGGCCACTGCTATCTGTCCGGATACATCTCGTTATTGCTGCGGGCCGAGCCTTACCCAACGTCCCGGTACGGGAGCCAGTGCATGCAGCCCAACAATATCATGGGCATCGAGAACATCTGCGAGCTGGCGGCTCGTTTGCTCTTCAGCGCCGTGGAGTGGGCGAGAAACATCCCTTTCTTTCCCGACCTGCAGATCACCGACCAGGTGTCCCTTCTCAGGCTGACGTGGAGCGAGTTGTTTGTGCTTAACGCAGCCCAGTGCTCCATGCCTCTGCATGTGGCCCCTCTGCTcgccgctgcgggcctccacgcCTCCCCGATGTCCGCCGACCGCGTTGTGGCTTTCATGGATCACATCCGGATCTTCCAGGAACAAGTGGAGAAGCTTAAGACCCTGCACGTAGACTCTGCAGAGTACAGCTGCCTCAAGGCCATCGTGCTTTTTACATCAG ACGCTTGCGGCCTGTCGGACGCTGCTCACATCGAGAGCTTGCAGGAGAAATCTCAGTGCGCCCTGGAGGAGTACGTGAGGAGCCAGTACCCGAACCAGCCCAGCCGCTTTGGAAAGCTCCTGCTGCGGCTGCCCTCTCTGCGCACCGTCTCATCATCGGTAATCGAGCAGCTGTTCTTCGTCCGCTTGGTAGGTAAAACTCCTATTGAAACCCTCATCAGGGATATGCTATTATCCGGGAGCAGCTTCAACTGGCCTTACATGTCCATCCAATGA